From the Caviibacter abscessus genome, one window contains:
- the mgtE gene encoding magnesium transporter: MTHEEIKESIVKYTKNKENSALLAFLDEANEVNVAEVLESEFTPKEIVKLFRRITKEKVAEIFAYFSQDTKEKVIFLFSDEEIKIIFEYMFTDDISEFLDQLPEERVNKVLSAASKQRRTEINMILNFKEYSAGSLMSTDYISLSPDITVDEALEIIKKEEKLAETISFCYVTNENNTLLGYISVKAILLAPENTIISDIMELDVISVDTDEDQEEIAKIFSKYDLMVLPVVNKQHTLMGIITIDDVYDIVQEEITEDLQKMGGITPIDGSYLQMNVFEMFKSRITWLLILMISATVSGWIISNNIVLIKHLPSLLIFIPVLMDTAGNAGSQSSAMVVRGIALDNLGIKDMLYVIKKELKNSIILGFLLFVANMIRILIFMPNIEIKIALLISITIYIIVLIANLIGGILPLIATSFKQDPASMSSPILTTVCDAISLTTYFALAKVFLGGGLNV; this comes from the coding sequence ATGACTCATGAAGAAATAAAAGAAAGCATTGTGAAATATACTAAAAATAAAGAAAATTCTGCACTTTTAGCATTCTTAGATGAAGCTAATGAAGTTAATGTAGCGGAAGTATTGGAAAGTGAGTTCACTCCTAAAGAGATAGTGAAACTTTTTAGAAGAATAACGAAAGAAAAAGTTGCGGAAATTTTTGCATACTTCTCCCAAGATACAAAAGAAAAAGTAATTTTTTTATTTAGTGATGAAGAAATAAAGATAATATTTGAATATATGTTTACTGATGATATTTCTGAATTTTTAGATCAGTTACCAGAAGAAAGAGTAAATAAGGTATTAAGTGCTGCATCAAAACAAAGACGTACTGAAATCAATATGATTTTAAACTTTAAAGAATATTCAGCCGGTTCACTAATGAGTACTGACTATATTTCTTTATCTCCGGATATAACAGTAGATGAGGCATTAGAGATAATAAAAAAAGAAGAAAAATTAGCTGAAACAATATCATTTTGTTATGTTACAAATGAAAATAATACATTACTTGGATATATTTCTGTAAAAGCAATATTGCTTGCTCCAGAAAATACAATAATATCAGATATTATGGAACTTGACGTAATATCAGTTGATACTGATGAAGATCAAGAAGAAATAGCAAAAATATTCTCAAAGTATGATTTGATGGTTTTACCTGTTGTAAACAAACAGCATACACTAATGGGGATAATTACAATAGATGACGTTTATGATATAGTTCAAGAAGAAATAACAGAAGATTTACAAAAAATGGGAGGTATAACTCCTATTGATGGTTCATATCTTCAAATGAATGTTTTTGAAATGTTTAAAAGTAGAATAACTTGGTTATTAATACTTATGATATCTGCAACGGTTTCAGGGTGGATAATATCTAATAATATTGTTCTTATTAAGCATTTACCATCGCTTTTAATATTTATCCCTGTACTTATGGACACTGCCGGTAATGCGGGAAGTCAATCAAGTGCCATGGTTGTAAGAGGAATAGCTCTTGATAATTTAGGTATAAAAGATATGCTTTATGTAATAAAAAAAGAATTGAAAAATTCTATTATATTAGGCTTTTTACTATTTGTTGCCAATATGATACGTATATTAATATTTATGCCGAATATAGAAATTAAAATTGCTTTGTTAATTTCTATAACTATTTATATTATAGTACTTATTGCAAATTTAATAGGGGGAATATTGCCACTTATTGCTACATCATTTAAACAAGACCCGGCTTCTATGAGTTCTCCTATACTTACAACTGTTTGTGATGCAATATCGCTTACAACATATTTTGCTTTAGCAAAAGTATTTTTAGGAGGTGGACTAAATGTTTAA